A window of Trichoderma atroviride chromosome 3, complete sequence contains these coding sequences:
- a CDS encoding uncharacterized protein (EggNog:ENOG41): protein MESDAVTRYRSRILREMNANRENPFNSPPSSTGRASPTLSSVFSDPDGESTRLLNQDIARVTAPKKLPINWEAAHRKWPEFYAQPKKNLAILDDQTDTKPLVEIPRSKNERKTAQIIPKYIDDTTEDAWNGSKRTRSEMQPRVDNEPDLPQIISRAPIRKLSNYGLAKGAVHNPSPLSKVHVQSPPRERASERERQASIEKALEILRKASSTPGDLNRRVSTHDQSSPILSSAKSSLTAVPPSPPPLMSSPVHETPNGRSFFMPDISHLDDFVTGTLRFNGAMKDGVPILVKHGQVHDQKERPFGLRHAEIDGVKIPEDEEKIFISMDMIREEIVSLQEHHDKIQDYAGSLQHEVERLEAQLRSSRKGIDGEPNIFGVNEQVLAQKKALEAEVASLQKRLDQATHRISTSDIENDTLAQERDRVISRLQEACEDINKLTRKLSVKEKELETTHKQLNSTGQMRQDNDTLRRDVAALKQGRSTLQQDNASLRAEIDELRRAQRTFLNEAQSLRSDGNGLRQDHQSLVNENRSLRANNKTLMDDNEDLREHLDVIQHDLDVAREEIETLRQQVQVMRQEKKTLREDNDSLVRHNDKYFNENKTLRRENSGFERSIHDLHEQNIKLRDELQGVKKQFDRYRPSDMPDLPELTTHTDDLMTGSNEAQKREAASHSDKADARHRSKSSVKSSPSKNTGTAQKVAFDLPDKATGKPLQGSKSTVANQGSKRRSASRLSLDPFGDDDTTGMLSVDNITQDLAVSLNLTTTDHKGKETKQPRGLNTEKPAPKVVHIDSKSQSFKKTAMATEVGVRTVRVVDRDVCPTLSTNARRILDDLCGHNCQNCTVCSRITSHSGVISSADLAAGKKRVSIPRPVPVSERGVSGGDHTVRPAHSPGYALALVIKGLEDESQHLQLELTRLQARYNRSDKSMGRQDRQDLAEAIRVLLKRVESKSDQIYSLYDVLEGQKAVGQEMTEEEVEMTVLNITGMTVRDATNLSDQMTWEGMVEA, encoded by the exons ATGGAGTCCGACGCAGTTACCAGATATCGTTCGCGCATTCTTAGGGAAATGAACGCCAACCGCGAAAATCCCTTCAATTCCCCGCCTTCGTCCACCGGCAGAGCGAGCCCGACGCTGTCATCCGTCTTTTCAGATCCCGACGGCGAGTCCACACGCCTGTTGAACCAGGACATTGCCCGCGTTACGGCTcccaagaagctgcccatCAACTGGGAAGCTGCGCACCGCAAATGGCCCGAGTTCTACGCCcagcccaagaagaaccTTGCCATCCTCGACGACCAGACAGACACCAAGCCGTTGGTTGAAATCCCACGCTCTAAGAACGAAAGAAAGACGGCGCAAATCATTCCCAAGTACATTGACGATACCACCGAGGACGCCTGGAACGGTTCCAAGAGAACGCGCTCCGAAATGCAGCCGCGCGTCGACAACGAGCCTGACCTGCCGCAAATTATTTCACGCGCGCCCATTAGAAAACTCTCCAACTACGGCCTGGCAAAAGGTGCCGTTCACAACCCCAGCCCTCTGTCCAAGGTACACGTTCAATCCCCGCCCAGAGAGCGGGCCAGTGAAAGGGAGCGACAGGCCTCTATCGAAAAAGCCTTGGAAATACTGCGCAAGGCATCTTCTACCCCTGGTGATTTAAATCGACGAGTATCAACCCACGACCAAAGCTCGCCCATTCTGTCTTCTGCCAAATCTAGCTTGACAGCTGTTCCTCCGTCACCCCCTCCCTTAATGTCTAGCCCTGTACACGAGACACCGAATGGCCGCTCATTCTTCATGCCAGACATTTCGCATCTTGATGACTTTGTTACGGGCACTTTGAGATTCAACGGAGCAATGAAGGACGGCGTACCCATTCTTGTTAAACACGGCCAAGTACACGACCAGAAGGAGAGGCCTTTTGGCTTGCGACATGCAGAAATCGATGGTGTCAAGATccctgaagatgaagagaagatcTTTATATCAATGGATATGATCCGTGAAGAAATCGTCTCTCTCCAAGAGCATCATGACAAAATTCAAGACTATGCCGGCAGCCTTCAGCACGAGGTGGAGAGGCTCGAGGCTCAGCTGAGATCATCTCGCAAGGGTATAGACGGAGAGCCCAACATCTTTGGCGTCAATGAGCAAGTTTTGGCTCAAAAGAAGG CACTCGAAGCTGAAGTAGCGTCACTCCAAAAGCGGCTGGATCAGGCGACGCATCGAATCAGCACAAGTGATATTGAAAACGATACTTTGGCCCAAGAGCGAGACCGTGTCATCAGCCGCCTGCAAGAGGCTTGCGAAGACATCAACAAATTGACTCGGAAGCTGAGCgtcaaagagaaagaattAGAAACTACCCACAAGCAGCTGAATTCAACCGGACAGATGCGCCAAGACAACGATACTCTGCGTCGGGACGTTGCAGCCCTGAAGCAGGGTCGAAGCACCTTGCAACAAGATAATGCATCGCTTCGGGCAGAAATCGATGAACTGCGGCGTGCACAGCGGACTTTCCTTAACGAAGCTCAGTCCTTGCGATctgatggcaatggccttcGGCAGGACCACCAATCCCTTGTCAACGAAAATAGATCTTTGCGAGCCAACAACAAGACTCTGATGGACGACAATGAGGATCTCCGAGAGCATCTGGATGTTATCCAACACGATCTTGACGTCGCTCGCGAGGAAATTGAAACGCTTCGACAACAAGTGCAAGTGATGaggcaagagaagaagacactGCGCGAAGACAACGATAGCCTAGTCCGGCACAACGACAAATACTTCAACGAGAACAAGACTCTCCGTCGTGAGAACTCTGGTTTTGAGCGTAGCATTCACGATTTGCATGAACAAAACATCAAGCTGAGAGATGAGCTTCAAGGAGTGAAGAAGCAATTCGACCGCTACCGACCGTCCG ACATGCCGGATCTACCCGAATTGACAACGCATACCGACGACCTCATGACTGGCAGCAACGAAGCACAGAAACGTGAGGCTGCCTCACACAGCGACAAGGCTGATGCACGACACCGATCTAAGAGCAGCGTAAAGTCATCACCATCGAAGAATACTGGTACCGCTCAAAAGGTTGCTTTTGATCTCCCCGACAAAGCGACCGGAAAGCCGTTGCAAGGATCCAAGTCTACGGTAGCAAATCAGGGCAGCAAACGCCGAAGCGCGAGCAGACTTTCCCTGGATCCctttggcgacgatgatACGACGGGCATGCTGTCTGTGGACAACATCACTCAGGACCTGGCCGTATCTCTGAATTTGACCACAACGGACcacaaaggcaaagagaCGAAGCAGCCTCGAGGCCTGAACACCGAAAAGCCAGCTCCCAAAGTTGTGCACATTGATTCCAAGTCGCAGTCATTCAAGAAGACAGCCATGGCAACCGAGGTTGGCGTGCGGACTGTTAGAGTTGTCGATAGAGATGTTTGTCCCACGTTGTCGACTAATGCTCGGCGAATTCTGGACGACCTCTGTGGACACAATTGCCAAAACTGCACCGTCTGCAGTCGCATCACGTCTCACTCTGGCGTCATCTCCTCTGCCGATCTGGCTGCGGGTAAGAAGCGTGTGTCGATCCCGCGGCCCGTTCCCGTCAGCGAGCGTGGGGTGTCTGGCGGCGACCATACAGTTCGACCAGCTCACTCCCCTGGCTATGCCTTGGCTCTTGTAATCAAgggcttggaagatgagtctcagcatcttcagctggAACTGACGCGCCTTCAAGCCCGATACAATAGAAGCGACAAGTCCATGGGCCGTCAGGACAGACAGGATCTGGCCGAAGCGATTCGCGTGCTTTTGAAGCGTGTCGAGTCGAAGAGCGACCAGATTTACAGCCTGTACGATGTGCTCGAGGGGCAGAAGGCTGTCGGCCAGGAGATgacggaagaagaagtggagATGACAGTCTTGAACATTACGGGCATGACCGTACGAGACGCCACAAATTTGAGTGATCAAATGACATGGGAGGGCATGGTAGAGGCCTAA
- a CDS encoding uncharacterized protein (EggNog:ENOG41~CAZy:GH76~SECRETED:SignalP(1-21)), with protein MSRLLTVHAVVGFAFLPVVIGAPGLYEKEDCPVAATDITNCRPAPDNFLPNAINTSVSDHAGTDILEGAFSALAVLQNEYYQIGRNTWPSAIDWTAAVTETVVIGMLSTLTKSQDSLLLSSNPTIRGAHENLISSVYDQVIGYHFEQDVVAIRDQAFDDILWVVLGWIEAVNFARLHNSLHFPGTESNFNASFPTDVHEALASLPWRGQFWIPSFQSRAKSFWLLGAQGWDTALCHGGMVWNPRLEPYKNAITNELYVSASISMYQYLNNGTTVDKDPLHLQAAIEGYKWLRDSNMTNSQGLFVDGFHIDRQKPGNVECDVRDEMVYTYNQGVLLTGQRGLWDVTGSPSYLADGHNLIQAVIKATGWSLETNQPIDLVGVSSKLPKWRGLGRGGILEEECDASGTCSQDGQTFKGIYFHHLNAFCRPLKWDDINDGNALNMDSFGHVKAAHTAACGAYLGWIKHNALAALRTRDSRGRFGMWWGSGVFGNIQVSPETDGINHKAVNSTDYRNYGTPQDEVWGPSARWLPGTGKGIQEKQAPLTSSVRLELRSMDVAETAETVMQGPHDGDANDRGRGRTVETQAGGRRSASRLLGHFAIAGVMNEAVAPLLFF; from the exons ATGAGTCGACTCCTTACTGTGCATGCTGTCGTTGGTTTTGCTTTCCTACCCGTTGTGATTGGTGCCCCTGGGCTatatgaaaaagaagactgCCCCGTGGCCGCGACCGATATTACCAATTGTCGTCCAGCGCCAGATAATTTCCTCCCCAATGCGATAAACACGTCTGTGTCTGATCACGCCGGCACCGACATCCTAGAAGGCGCGTTTTCGGCGCTTGCTGTGCTTCAGAATGAATACTACCAGATAGGAAGAAACACATGGCCATCAGCAATAGACTGGACTGCCGCAGTTACAGAAACTGTAGTTATTGGCATGCTGTCGACCCTTACGAAGTCGCAAGACTCGTTACTTCTGAGCAGTAACCCGACTATTCGAGGAGCACATGAAAATCTCATCTCGTCGGTTTACGATCAAGTTATTGGCTATCATTTTGAGCAGGATGTAGTGGCCATCCGAGATCAG GCTTTTGACGATATATTATGGGTGGTGCTTGGCTGGATAGAGGCCGTCAACTTTGCTCGATTGCACAACAGCCTCCATTTCCCCGGGACTGAGTCCAATTTCAATGCTAGTTTCCCAACTGACGTTCATGAAGCCCTGGCATCGCTGCCTTGGCGCGGTCAGTTTTGGATCCCTTCGTTCCAAAGCCGGGCCAAGAGTTTTTGGCTACTCGGCGCACAGGGATGGGATACTGCGCTGTGCCACGGCGGCATGGTCTGGAATCCCCGCCTAGAGCCTTACAAGAATGCCATTACGAATGAGCTTTACGTCTCGGCCTCTATTTCCATGTACCAGTACCTCAACAACGGAACCACCGTTGATAAAGACCCCCTGCATCTTCAAGCAGCTATCGAGGGCTACAAATGGCTTAGGGATAGTAACATGACCAACAGCCAAGGCCTGTTTGTTGATGGCTTCCATATTGATCGACAGAAGCCCGGCAATGTGGAGTGCGATGTCCGCGATGAAATGGTGTACACTTACAACCAGGGAGTGCTGTTGACGGGCCAAAGGGGGCTGTGGGACGTGACGGGGAGCCCTTCGTATCTTGCAGACGGGCATAACCTGATTCAAGCAGTCATCAAAGCCACTGGTTGGAGTCTTGAGACGAACCAACCGATAGACTTGGTAGGAGTGTCGTCAAAACTACCAAAATGGAGAGGCCTCGGCCGTGGAGGCATTCTAGAAGAGGAATGTGATGCAAGTGGCACCTGCTCCCAGGATGGGCAGACGTTTAAAGGGATATACTTTCACCACTTGAACGCATTTTGTCGGCCTCTAAAGTGGGATGATATAAACGACGGCAATGCTCTCAACATGGATAGCTTCGGCCACGTCAAGGCAGCTCATACAGCAGCCTGCGGGGCGTATCTTGGCTGGATCAAGCACAACGCTCTGGCAGCATTGAGAACTCGAGACAGCAGGGGCCGCTTCGGCATGTGGTGGGGATCAGGCGTCTTTGGCAACATTCAGGTTTCGCCAGAGACAGACGGGATCAATCACAAGGCCGTAAACTCCACCGACTATCGTAACTACGGGACTCCCCAGGACGAGGTCTGGGGTCCAAGTGCAAGATGGCTTCCAGGCACTGGGAAGGGGATCCAGGAAAAACAAGCCCCGTTGACGTCAAGCGTGAGACTGGAACTAAGGAGCATGGACGTGGCAGAGACGGCGGAAACAGTCATGCAAGGGCCACacgacggcgatgccaaTGATCGCGGCAGGGGAAGGACGGTGGAAACGCAGGCGGGGGGGCGTCGCTCTGCTTCGCGCCTATTGGGACATTTCGCAATTGCAGGCGTCATGAACGAGGCTGTGGCGCCTCTTCTGTTCTTCTGA
- a CDS encoding uncharacterized protein (EggNog:ENOG41~SECRETED:SignalP(1-17)) has protein sequence MAFVIGLIAAATRILSSDDSSSPGYNGNGHSYNNNRRHNNAPRAASAAGRRVDRRTDRIASRASDAATAMSLMSSGSGSRSAAPAPPQPTPPCMNHGEGPAPRGVYHSSEARGSMAGSYRDQVPAGAPEGYRWRDEQSYNRPVGQRGRDRDLGAGAGSVNDLPPYEQVVHRPRKS, from the coding sequence ATGGCATTCGTTATTGGCCTTATTGCAGCAGCCACCCGAATCCTGTCCAGCgatgacagcagcagcccgggctacaacggcaacggccatAGCTACAACAACAATCGCAGGCACAACAACGCTCCCCGTGCCGCATCTGCGGCTGGTCGCCGTGTAGACCGCCGTACGGATCGAATCGCGAGCCGGGCCTCGGACGCCGCCACGGCCATGTCCCTGATgagctctggctctggctctcgctcagcagcgccagcacctcCACAGCCGACACCGCCTTGTATGAACCATGGCGAGGGCCCAGCGCCAAGGGGTGTGTACCATTCCTCAGAGGCACGGGGGTCCATGGCCGGCTCTTACAGAGACCAAGTGCCTGCGGGAGCGCCTGAGGGCTACCGATGGAGGGACGAGCAGAGCTACAACCGGCCGGTGggccaaagaggcagagacagagacCTGGGAGCAGGTGCGGGCTCTGTGAATGACTTACCGCCCTATGAACAGGTCGTTCACAGGCCTCGCAAATCATGA
- a CDS encoding uncharacterized protein (EggNog:ENOG41~SECRETED:SignalP(1-16)) yields the protein MALVIGLVAAAARALASDHNGSNPGYNGNNNNGYNNGYNNGYNSNGYTRGYNNGYANNNYSGNNAACHAPFAAYGTCSHMTGSDRATRRMERRMRKAERKAERNDMIMSLMSSGSRSRAAGPAPSQPVSGVSYTNHGQGPAQRGASSEAQSVAGSYRDRMPSGAPEGYRWRDEQSRDRSRDLGSSSAMDGLPSYEQAIQKPRKS from the coding sequence ATGGCCTTGGTTATTGGCCTcgttgcagcagctgcccgAGCCCTGGCTAGCGACCACAACGGCAGCAACCCAGGCTACAacggcaacaacaacaacggcTACAACAACGGCTACAACAACGGATACAACAGCAACGGCTACACCAGAGGCTACAACAATGGCTACGCCAACAACAACTACAGCGGCAACAACGCCGCTTGCCATGCCCCCTTTGCCGCATACGGTACATGTTCACACATGACGGGCAGTGACCGTGCAACCCGCCGCATGGAACGAAGAATGCGCAAGGCCGAGCGCAAGGCCGAGCGCAACGATATGATCATGTCTCTCATGAGCTCTGGCTCGCGCTCCCGTGCAGCAGGCCCGGCACCCTCTCAGCCCGTCAGCGGCGTATCTTACACAAACCACGGACAAGGCCCCGCGCAAAGAGGCGCATCTTCCGAGGCGCAGTCCGTGGCCGGTTCTTATAGAGATCGCATGCCGTCGGGAGCGCCTGAGGGGTACAGATGGAGGGATGAGCAAAGTCGCGATCGAAGCAGAGACTTGGGAAGCTCGAGTGCAATGGATGGCTTGCCGTCGTATGAACAGGCTATTCAGAAGCCTCGCAAATCATGA
- a CDS encoding uncharacterized protein (EggNog:ENOG41), which yields MPIPSLKGIYQQYKADTDLVAEWLAVTAKTHGYAATATPSTTNPPAAVGGRLKGKARKMAKNQASNQPKKPTTTTSEASAGVDGSGTASKKPTYLIKIKEFEPLAQFVSKVNDVKIPKYFSIALERVIQVRKSFSDRLTSSGVELNAASNDRHSFFVGVLEKVRHHLKPLMGAVSFSVDAKADARSRGLDDNFFSPLEVYYTSAEFENSPDAAIPAPSTDVKYVAEQGDSALDILFAYIALLDDYRRLRSEIKTLWADYASGKLDLAAVSVATNMAFELARNIEEEVDPLFSKLDGGAYVANLYFARICSAFGIDIHEDKQRGDPYNLKAYDLADVCMMNPMTMLISYLQSTQRDEMHLQSYNGSFGWYDEKLGGSGTTNRQKWKQDMTAMLEILPDVSFLAWKLGASSIVDELTRGMAYMMNEPNKTAPLWLCWAFQIYLDILQSLGPDCDRGYRELQQESLKIKHSMLEIPVSNKERSRVLSAATRWDKDPIWAARKLVSDAGLFPNEIAPEFKFLRRNPLHCGLLIHNMRSALHSSGGPYLAGPGALVGVTQLYHALRQEKMLADSLVWEDLEDLWKMQGNPSFFVGDLPTNREAYFKNYCLSIGTSVTNWAAEKRKGKLKINAANRRNLKFMGYLTLATNHRLEHPGERVPWSSAAVENALNEGILKQYTDSRDHIQPEFKDKVEEARVENARLLPPGLIRKLAQGLQAELPGIRFNLFTMHHEAWRFLERLSEGYAGILGAGVLSNKPDELPFAAGLPLAVAAGQMSPQGDKKTEPSDALLVLAAGVLRKFLQEGQGRAVKEAMTKTLQQRDVEGLKYVSKDPWGVEKLSQLSLY from the exons atgCCAATTCCGTCGCTCAAGGGCATTTACCAGCAGTACAAGGCCGACACCGACTTGGTGGCCGAATGGCTGGCTGTGACGGCCAAAACTCACGGCtatgctgccactgccactccATCAACGACAaatcctccagcagccgtTGGGGGCAGGCTCAAGGGGAAAGCTCGAAAAATGGCCAAGAATCAGGCGTCAAATCAGCCCAAAAAGCCGACAACGACCACATCAGAGGCGTCTGCCGGCGTTGATGGCAGTGGTACCGCTTCCAAGAAGCCCACATATCTCATCAAGATCAAAGAGTTTGAGCCCTTGGCACAGTTTGTGTCCAAGGTGAATGATGTCAAAATCCCCAAATATTTTTCTATTGCACTTGAGCGTGTTATACAAG TGCGAAAGAGCTTCTCAGACCGTCTCACATCAAGCGGAGTGGAATTGAATGCCGCCTCCAACGATCGCCACTCTTTCTTTGTAGGTGTACTCGAAAAAGTCCGCCATCACTTGAAGCCCCTTATGGGAGCCGTCTCATTCAGCGTAGACGCCAAAGCAGATGCCAGGTCGAGAGGTCTGGACGACAACTTCTTCAGCCCTCTGGAAGTGTATTATACTTCTGCAGAGTTCGAGAATTCCCCCGATGCCGCTATTCCGGCACCTTCAACTGATGTCAAATATGTCGCGGAACAGGGAGACTCTGCCTTGGACATCCTTTTCGCGTACATTGCTCTCTTGGACGACTATCGCCGCCTCAGGAGCGAGATCAAAACTTTGTGGGCCGACTACGCTTCTGGCAAGCTGGACCTTGCGGCTGTTTCTGTTGCCACCAACATGGCCTTTGAACTTGCCCGCAatattgaagaagaagtagaccCATTGTTCAGCAAACTGGACGGCGGCGCCTATGTTGCCAACCTATATTTTGCCAGGATATGCAGTGCATTTGGAATCGACATTCATGAGGATAAGCAGCGAGGTGACCCCTATAACCTCAAGGCGTACGACCTGGCAGATGTATGCATGATGAATCCCATGACGATGCTGATTAGCTACTTGCAGTCTACCCAGCGCGATGAGATGCATCTGCAATCGTACAACGGCAGTTTCGGCTGGTATGACGAGAAGCTGGGTGGTTCTGGAACGACCAACCGCCAGAAATGGAAGCAAGACATGACGGCGATGCTGGAGATCCTGCCAGACGTAAGTTTTCTGGCATGGAAACTCGGGGCTTCGAGTATAGTCGACGAGTTGACTCGTGGAATGGCTTACATGATGAATGAGCCTAACAAGACTGCGCCTCTCTGGCTATGCTGGGCCTTTCAGATCTATCTTGATATTCTGCAGTCTCTTGGCCCGGACTGTGATCGTGGTTACCGAGAATTACAGCAAGAAAGCCTCAAAATCAAGCACTCAATGCTCGAAATCCCAGTCTCCAACAAAGAACGCTCACGAGTTCTCAGCGCCGCCACGAGATGGGACAAGGACCCAATCTGGGCAGCTCGCAAGCTGGTATCAGACGCGGGCCTGTTCCCCAACGAGATTGCGCCGGAATTCAAGTTCCTTCGTCGCAACCCCTTACACTGCGGCCTCTTGATACACAATATGCGCTCGGCCTTGCACTCTTCCGGCGGACCTTACTTGGCGGGCCCCGGAGCGCTTGTGGGCGTGACGCAGCTGTATCATGCGCTTCGGCAGGAGAAGATGCTTGCCGACAGTCTGGTGTGGGAGGACCTTGAAGATCTCTGGAAGATGCAGGGCAATCCATCGTTTTTCGTTGGCGACCTGCCGACGAACCGAGAAGCTTACTTTAAAAACTACTGCTTGAGCATAGGCACGTCTGTTACTAATTGGGCGGCTGAGAAGCGCAAAGGCAAGCTCAAGATAAACGCGGCCAACCGACGAAACTTGAAGTTTATGGGATACTTGACCTTGGCAACGAACCATCGCCTTGAGCACCCTGGAGAGCGCGTGCCGTGGTCATCTGCCGCAGTCGAGAACGCTTTGAATGAAGGCATTCTCAAGCAGTACACGGACAGCAGGGATCACATCCAGCCAGAATTCAAGGATAAggtggaagaagcaaga GTCGAAAATGCACGCCTCCTCCCGCCCGGGCTTATACGCAAGCTGGCCCAGGGCCTGCAGGCTGAACTCCCAGGCATCCGCTTCAACCTCTTCACCATGCATCACGAGGCATGGCGATTCCTAGAGAGGCTGAGCGAGGGCTATGCGGGAATCTTGGGTGCTGGCGTTTTATCAAACAAGCCGGACGAGCTGCCATTCGCCGCTGGCCTCCCGCTCGCGGTGGCTGCAGGCCAGATGAGCCCTCAAGGCGACAAGAAGACGGAGCCGTCGGATGCTTTGCTGGTTCTGGCAGCAGGTGTCTTGCGGAAATTCTTGCAAGAGGGGCAAGGCAGGGCCGTTAAAGAGGCCATGACCAAGACATTGCAGCAAAGGGATGTTGAGGGGTTGAAATACGTGAGCAAAGATCCGTGGGGAGTAGAgaagctcagccagctctctctctattgA